The Mustelus asterias chromosome 23, sMusAst1.hap1.1, whole genome shotgun sequence genome window below encodes:
- the bud31 gene encoding protein BUD31 homolog, giving the protein MPKVKRSRKPPPDGWELIEPTLDELDQKMREAETEPHEGKRKVESLWPIFRLHHQRTRYIFDLFYKRKAISRELYDYCIREGYADKNLIAKWKKQGYENLCCLRCIQTRDTNFGTNCICRVPKSKLEVGRIIECTHCGCRGCSG; this is encoded by the exons ATGCCGAAGGTGAAGCGAAGCCGCAAACCGCCTCCTGATGGCTGGGAGCTGATCGAACCCACCCTGGATGAGCTGGACCAGAAGATGCGGGAGG CTGAGACTGAACCTCATGAAGGGAAGAGGAAAGTAGAATCACTGTGGCCCATCTTCAGACTCCACCACCAGCGAACACGTTACATATTTGACCTATTTTATAAGAGGAAGGCGATTAGCAGAG AGTTGTATGATTATTGCATAAGGGAAGGATATGCTGACAAGAATCTCATTGCAAAATGGAAGAAACAGGGCTATGAGAACCTGTGCTGTCTCCGCTGCATCCAGACCCGAGACACCAACTTTGGAACAAACTGCATCTGCAGGGTCCCTAAGAGCAAGCTTGAAGTG GGGAGGATTATTGAGTGCACACACTGTGGATGCAGAGGCTGCTCTGGTTGA